CACTCCCCCAAAGAAGAGGACCACGTATCCACCCTCTTCGTCCCCACCCTCAAGCTCCGCCCGCCTGGTCCTGCGCCTGCCCGCGGGTACCTGCGCCCACTCGAcgcccgccatggccgcgtcCTCTTCCAGACGGATCCGCCCGGTTGCTTGTACGAAGGCTACTATCCGGAGCCGGAGTACATCGTCTGGGACCCAATCACGCATGAGGAATGGGTATTTCAGAAGCCCGGTCAGTTGTGGGGAGGCTGGCCCGCCGTGCTCTGTGCCAAGCCGGGGTGCGACCACCTTGACTGCCATGGCCATCCATTCCAAGTGGCCTGCGTGATCGTGGAAGAGTTTTTGTGCTCGGCCACCCTTTACTCATCGGAGGCTGGTTACTGGAGGCCCAGTACCCATTTTGTCCACTGTGATCAGAAACTGGCTGTTAGCAGCACCATATGTGTTATGCCACCCAGCGTCCTTGTGGGAAACACACTCGACTTTGACTTCCGTTCCACCACTGCGATAATACGGTATGACTTGGCGGAACCAGAACTGTCGCTCATCAAGAAACCGGACGACTGTAAGGATGGCAAGATGGTGGTGGAGAACGGCGTGCTTGGAATGGCCGCCATAGTGGAGTCCAGCATCTGTCTTTGGTCCAGGGAAGTTGATGAGCATGGAGCCGCGGCATGGGTGCAACCCAGAGTCATCAATCTCGTGCCGCTGCTGCCTCCTCTGTCCCTGTCAACCAAACCTGTGATGTGTGGTTTCGCTGAGAGAGTCGGTGTCGTTTTCCTAAGGACAGAAGCCGGCATCTTCACAGTTGAGCTCAAGTCGGGCCGAGCCAGGAACCTGTGCCACGAGGGTAACATCGGTGATCCTCTCATTCCTTCTTTTTTCCAAGAAAGGGATGTGCCACAGCCAATAACTGTCATTCCCTATATGAGCTTCTACAAACCAGGTACCATACATAATTGGTCTGATCTTTTAACTTGTGCTGATGGTACACATATGTTTGCTTGGTTGTAATTTGCAAACAATTTAGCCTAACTGTAAGTAATATTATTAATGCTGTTAGTGGACATATATGCCTGGAAACTTGGAGTATTTAAATTGGACACTACAATCTCATATTTTCTAGCTGTTTATTTTCAGGTAGGGACATGAAGCCGCTGCCTCCAGGACACTCTGAGATTGAAGAAGATTGATGTACTTCGACCCCCGAGGAGATCATTCAGTGTGTGGCAAAAATCGATATGACGTCGCAATGGCTTTCTGACTAAGGCGGAATTACATGGTCAATAGTGATGCTACAGGTGTTCCTTGGTGGGTAATATGTGAGTTTGCTGCTGCATTttttgtgttaatttgtagAACAATGTGGACTTGGGGTCTATTTGCGAAAGTGACTCATTCCTTCGTAGTTCGTACCTCACAATCCGCCTGCTTGAGTTGTGTTTACCCTAGACCTTATCCCATGCTTCTGTCGTCATATCTTGTTGGAGCTTTTCATCTTTTGTTATGTTGGCTGAGCCCTAATTCTCTGTAAATAACCCTACTTAATCAATGCAGAGTGGTGCTGCTACATtcgtcaaaagaaaaaaagggccTGTGCTTTTGGTTTCCCTTGAACAAGGCACTTCCATGCCATAGCTGAATGTACTTGGTGTCTGTCTCTGTCCGCAGTTCTAGGTAGtaaaccactaccagctgatAGTTAGGTCTTATCTGCCCTGTTTTTAGACAATGACGGATGACCTGTTACATAGTGTGGTGCTACATTCTTTGGACAGAGCCCCCAATTTGGTAACATCAGTAAGGTTGCAGTCTCCTCTAGGAATCATGTCTTCTGATTTTGTTAATAGACTCTAGAGAGTCGTGAACATGGATCTGATTGTTTGATTAAACCATGGCCCCCAGTTCCCTTTGTTTCTTGGATCTGATTGTTTGATTAAACCGTGTCATCGgttaaatcctaaaataatAAAAGTGCTTTCATCGCTGTCAGTTATCATTGGTTGTCAAACTCCATACATGACTTTTTTTAACCTTCAATGGAACTTTAGTGTCCAGAGGAAGAATAGAAGCTTTGTTGGCGTTGTCGATTTTAGGCTTTTAGCCATCTGAAAGAGTAGAAaatcttattttctttgtacTCGTTAATTTGTTGCCATGTACGAGCAACGCCATGGTTTTTATTCTTGAGCATACCTCTGGTATAGTAACTTGTTGTCATTTGATCTCTTACATTGCAAACATTGTCGTCATTatggtatttttgttttttaaggAGAGAAAATTTCCATTGTTAGTAGACATTATATTTATAAACCTAAAAAATATAGACATGTATTTCATCCTGCATCAGCAGTTTAGACAGTTTTCTTATTCAAATTCAGAGGATGCTGTAGATCATTAGAAGTTTAGACGGTTAATTTTTGTTGATTGACACTTTGACTGTGGTTTGCTTGTTGTCCATGTCACTTGTAATCATGACATATTTGTTTGTAGACGCTGTTTGTAGAGGTGTAAAATTGTGTGGAGCTTATGCATGTGAAATCTGATGGTGTCGTTTTGACAAAGCATAGTACACTGCTATATTTTTGTAGCTCATGCTAGTTGTGTTTTTATGCCATTGTGTTTTAAGAGTCTTGGTTGTGGTGAACTCAATGGCAGCAGGTGTCACCTTACACAGATGGCTTGTGCTTATTAGTCACAATATTGTCAATAAAATCATTCATCTCTCTTATGAGATTGAGCTGTTATTTTATATGCACCTTCAATTATAGTTATGCTGTTCTTCTGGactgatgaaaaaaaaaatacacaaaacTGATGATGACATGCAGAGAAAGACCTAGACATATTTGCTGGGATCTCAAATATCTTGGGAGTACTCTCGCAATATGTACTACAATCTCGTATGTGTTTCTAGTCATGGCCTTCAGGCTTAATTTGTGGAACAATGTTGGCTAGGGTTTCTTTGCCTTACCTGTAGATTGTTTACATGTGGAATTTGTATTTGTCATTTCTGAAATTTCAAACTGTTTTTTTCAAGACATGTTCCATGTTGAGTTTCTGTGATGTATAATTGTTGCAACAGTCTAAATAGCCAAACTTTTGGTTACATGTTCTTCTCTAGATTAAAGATCCAAATCTACAGAAGTCTTTAGTAGTGCTACTTTACAGCATTTGGAATAGAGCTGCTTCCTTCCTGCTTGGTTGTACGGATGCAAGCGGATCCTACATATGTTCACCTTCTAGACGAACATTCAAATTGCGAGAAGcaaattttttgaactaaCAAATTTCTAATGGTATATAAGAGGAAGATAAGCGGTTCCCACTCACATTCCTAATTTGTTGAATTCTGGTACTCCGGAATCAAGAACTATTACAGTCACCAATTTATTCATCATCCCAACACTTTTCATAGTACATAGATGGTCCGACTCGGACCGTTTTTTTTGGACCTAAGGAGGTGCTCATAGTACATATATGGATGGTCTGGCTCAGACCTAATAAGTTGGGTAAGGTTATGGTTTGATTGGTTTCCCATAACCTCCTGGCGACCATTGGCCTTggcatgtactccctctgatcctaaattcttggcttaaatttgtccaaatatggatgtatctatttttaaaaagcgtctaaatacatgtaatatttcgacaacaatttaggatcggagggagtactcttTTCGCATGTCTCCACACAGTCTAATGCACCTGCAGCAAGAGTTCACATCCAAGCAGGATATATAATACATCAAATCAGATGAACTGCCAACTACTCCAAAcaaaggaaagagaaaaaaaacagtaccGCTCTTTTTAGCAAGGTGCCTTACAGCAAGCACGTCCTGTGCAGTGAACATGAGAGATGCCTGCAGgatcaggattcaggaagAACACAAGCAGTATTTTGGAGGCCATATTGGAATTCATGTTTGTTTTATCTTGGAATTGGTGTGAAGAACAAGCTGGGTGCACTGGTGCATTTTATATGGCATGTGTGAGTGGCGCGTGTAGAAATTCTGTGGAATTTAGTCCACCGTTGAGAAAACGCTTGGCTGGTATCGTAGCCACCTTCAGCATCTGCAAGAGTGCAAGGGCCACATTTGCAAACTTCtgtcgtttttttttttttgtcaattgGCTTCAAACTCGATAGACTTTTCAGGGCGCCTTCAGGACCGAAATTAAACAgcaggaattttttttatttttttgagcgCAAGGCAGGAATTTTATTGATCAGATGGTAAAACTCCCTGTATCCGTggcgggccgggccgggccggcccattGGCCAGCCATAGCCGAGAAGCACCAGGAAACAAAAGCCCAGCCCACCACtcgcttcctcttcttcttcgccggtTCGCCCCAATTCCAATCCcctttcatctaaaaaaaaatccccttACACCGACCACCGCGAGCAGCCGCcatgcccccgcctccccTGGAGCTTCCGGCCGACCTCGTGGAGCAGATCTTCCTCCGCCTGCCGCCAGATGAACCCAGGTGCCTCTTCCTTGCCTCCCTCGTCAGCAAGCCctggctccgccgcctcgctgGTCcctccttccgccgccgctacAGTGAGCACCACCGGACGCTACCAATGCTCGGCTTCCTCACCTGCGACTCAGTCGGAGATTCAGGCAACCACAACAGCCGCTACGTCCCCACGGTAAAGCTCTGCCCGCCCGGTCCTGGCCGCAGGTACCTGCGCCCGCTCGACGCTCGCCACGGCCGCGTCCTCTTCCTGACGGACCCTGCGGACGAGGACTGCGACTTCCCGGAACTAATCGTCTGGGACCCAATCACGCTCGAAGAGTGGGTAATTGAGATGCCCGATCACTCGTTCGGAAGCTGGGCCGCCGTGCTCTGTGCCAAGGAGGGGTGCGACCACCTTGATTGCCATGGCCATCCATTCCTGGGGCCTACGTGTCCGTCAGATACGATGAGTTTAGGTGCTCTGCCCTCCATTACTCATCGCAGGCTGGTTCCTGGAGTGACAAGACCTATGTTGACCACCATGATCAGGACCTGGCTAATTGCAGCACTCTTCATGGTGTTGCACCCAACGTCCTTTTGGGAAGCACACTCTATTTCAACTGTTTTTCCCCCCAGATGATAATACGGTATGACTTGGCGGACCGGGAACTATCGCTGATCGAAAAGCCAGAATCGGATGACTGCATGAATGgccaggtggtggtggagaacGGCCTACTCGGATTGGCCGCCATAGTGGAATCCAGCATCCATCTTTGGTCGAGGGAAGTTGATGAGTATGGAGGCGCGGTATGGGTGCAACCCAGAATCATCAATCTCGAGCCGCTGCTCCCCGCTCTGTCCCTGTCAACCGAACCCATGATTATTGGTTTCGCTAAGAGAGTCGGTGTTGTTTTCCTATGGACAGAAGCCAGCATCTTCACAGTTGAGCTCAAGTCGGCCCGAGCCAGGAATCTGTGCAACAAGGGTAACATCGGCGATCCTATCATTCCttcttttttccaaaaaagagGTGTGCCCCAGCCAAATAATCTCATTCCCTATATGAGCTTCTACACACCAGGTACCATACTTAATTGGTTATATATATGTTTGCTTTGTTGTAATTTGTGAACAATTTAGCCTAACTGTAAGTAATATTATTAATTCTGTTAGTGGATATATGCCTGGAAACTTGGA
This is a stretch of genomic DNA from Brachypodium distachyon strain Bd21 chromosome 1, Brachypodium_distachyon_v3.0, whole genome shotgun sequence. It encodes these proteins:
- the LOC100840080 gene encoding uncharacterized protein LOC100840080, whose product is MAPPPPELPADIVEQIFLRLPPDEPGCLFRASRVSKFWLRRLAGPDFRHEYCELHGTPPMLGFLTRHSPKEEDHVSTLFVPTLKLRPPGPAPARGYLRPLDARHGRVLFQTDPPGCLYEGYYPEPEYIVWDPITHEEWVFQKPGQLWGGWPAVLCAKPGCDHLDCHGHPFQVACVIVEEFLCSATLYSSEAGYWRPSTHFVHCDQKLAVSSTICVMPPSVLVGNTLDFDFRSTTAIIRYDLAEPELSLIKKPDDCKDGKMVVENGVLGMAAIVESSICLWSREVDEHGAAAWVQPRVINLVPLLPPLSLSTKPVMCGFAERVGVVFLRTEAGIFTVELKSGRARNLCHEGNIGDPLIPSFFQERDVPQPITVIPYMSFYKPGRDMKPLPPGHSEIEED